One Streptomyces sp. P9-A2 DNA window includes the following coding sequences:
- a CDS encoding helix-turn-helix domain-containing protein, which yields MTADDSYGRLDDDYPAYTMGRAADMLGTTPGFLRAIGEARLITPLRPKGGHRRYSRYQLRIAARARELVDHGTPVEAACRIVILEDQLEEAQRINAEHRRAAESPKPPAAA from the coding sequence GTGACAGCAGACGACTCGTACGGCCGTCTCGACGACGACTACCCCGCCTACACCATGGGCCGAGCCGCCGACATGCTCGGCACCACCCCGGGCTTCCTGCGCGCCATCGGCGAAGCCCGCCTGATCACCCCGCTGCGCCCCAAGGGCGGCCACCGCCGCTACTCCCGCTACCAGCTGCGCATCGCGGCCCGCGCCCGGGAACTCGTCGACCACGGCACCCCCGTCGAGGCCGCCTGCCGCATCGTCATCCTCGAAGACCAGCTCGAAGAAGCCCAGCGCATCAACGCCGAGCACCGCCGCGCCGCCGAATCACCCAAGCCCCCGGCCGCGGCATGA
- a CDS encoding ATP-binding protein, protein MNMMTVNATTVRFTTAVADARDTARAFLEGLRQPAMAPEIADTVVLVVSELVTNALRHGGGTCTLDLTAHPDSIEVAVHDPSRHVPRMRTPDLNGGTGGFGWPMVNRLARSTAVTRRASGGKTVSACLTR, encoded by the coding sequence ATGAACATGATGACCGTCAATGCCACAACCGTCCGTTTCACGACAGCCGTTGCCGACGCACGCGATACGGCACGGGCCTTCCTCGAAGGTTTGCGGCAGCCGGCCATGGCGCCGGAAATCGCTGACACTGTGGTCTTGGTCGTGTCCGAGCTCGTCACCAACGCCCTGCGCCACGGCGGGGGCACCTGCACTCTGGACCTGACTGCGCACCCCGACAGTATCGAGGTGGCCGTTCACGACCCCAGCCGGCATGTGCCGCGGATGCGCACCCCTGACCTGAACGGCGGCACTGGTGGCTTCGGCTGGCCCATGGTCAACCGCCTCGCCCGCTCCACCGCGGTCACCCGCCGGGCCTCCGGCGGCAAGACCGTGAGCGCCTGCCTTACCCGGTAG
- a CDS encoding cold-shock protein — MATGTVKWFNAEKGFGFIAQDGGGPDVFAHYSAINSSGFRELQEGQAVTFDVTQGQKGPQAENINPA; from the coding sequence ATGGCTACGGGAACCGTGAAGTGGTTCAACGCGGAAAAAGGCTTCGGCTTCATCGCCCAGGACGGGGGCGGCCCGGATGTCTTCGCGCACTACTCCGCGATCAACTCCTCTGGCTTTCGTGAGCTCCAGGAGGGCCAGGCCGTGACGTTCGACGTCACCCAGGGCCAAAAGGGCCCGCAGGCCGAGAACATCAACCCGGCCTGA
- the trhA gene encoding PAQR family membrane homeostasis protein TrhA: protein MERAADLAEPIKPRLRGWLHAGMVPAALIAGVVLICLARTPQAVLACAVYSVTAWLLFATSAIYHRGTWGPLGEALLRRLDHANIFLIIAGTCTPLAVLLLPPEQRSMLLWIVWAGALAGIAFRVLWVGAPRWLYTPCYLALGWAPVRYLPDFLHTGGATVLALIVAGGLLYSAGAVVYALQRPDPSPRWFGFHEVFHALTVAAFTAHYVAISLTTY from the coding sequence GTGGAGCGGGCGGCCGACCTGGCCGAACCGATCAAGCCGAGGTTGCGTGGCTGGCTCCATGCCGGAATGGTCCCCGCCGCGCTGATCGCAGGCGTCGTACTCATCTGCCTGGCCCGTACTCCGCAGGCAGTCCTGGCCTGCGCCGTGTATTCGGTCACCGCCTGGCTGCTGTTCGCAACGAGCGCCATCTACCACCGAGGTACCTGGGGACCGCTGGGCGAGGCTCTTCTACGACGTCTCGACCACGCCAACATCTTCCTGATCATCGCCGGCACCTGCACGCCCCTGGCCGTGCTCCTCCTCCCGCCGGAACAGCGGTCCATGCTGCTGTGGATCGTGTGGGCGGGCGCGTTGGCCGGCATCGCGTTCCGGGTTCTGTGGGTGGGAGCTCCGCGCTGGCTGTACACCCCGTGTTACCTGGCCTTGGGGTGGGCGCCGGTGCGCTACCTGCCTGACTTCCTGCACACCGGCGGAGCGACCGTACTCGCCCTGATCGTGGCGGGCGGTCTCCTCTACAGCGCGGGCGCGGTCGTCTACGCCCTCCAGCGACCCGACCCCTCGCCCCGCTGGTTCGGCTTCCATGAGGTGTTCCACGCCCTGACCGTGGCAGCCTTCACCGCGCACTATGTCGCCATCTCCCTCACCACCTACTGA
- a CDS encoding PRC-barrel domain-containing protein, whose product MFEAEDIREWRGHDVVDHERHKIGVLEAVYVDTATDRPAFATVTVGLPTRHRLVFVPLADATVGPGYLKVAYDKKQVKEAPSIGTDGELLAEDEKTVFAHYELAYRTGAGGERRLARR is encoded by the coding sequence GTGTTCGAGGCGGAAGACATCAGGGAATGGCGAGGCCACGACGTGGTCGACCATGAGCGGCACAAGATCGGCGTCCTGGAAGCGGTCTACGTCGACACGGCCACGGACCGGCCCGCGTTCGCGACGGTCACGGTCGGCCTGCCGACCCGGCACCGGCTGGTGTTCGTCCCCCTGGCCGACGCGACGGTCGGTCCGGGATATCTGAAGGTCGCCTACGACAAGAAGCAGGTCAAGGAAGCGCCCTCGATCGGCACGGACGGCGAACTGCTCGCGGAGGACGAGAAGACGGTCTTCGCGCACTACGAGCTCGCCTACCGGACGGGTGCGGGCGGCGAACGTCGCCTCGCCCGCCGCTGA